A genomic window from Halomonas sp. LR3S48 includes:
- a CDS encoding response regulator: MQDATHVVVVDDHNDIRDLVREYLEHHGYKVSVAEGGATLRRVLERQTVDLIILDIMMPGEDGISLCRQVRATGDIPIIFLTAMAEDTDRIVGLELGADDYLVKPFNPRELLARIRAVLRRASSSAPARTSLDRRIVRIGHWRVDLGRQEIFGDDGVGIPLSTAEFRLLKVFIERPGLILSREQLLDLTVGRTADIFDRSIDNQVSRLRKKIEDNPKNPSIIKTHWGGGYSLCAEVAFE; this comes from the coding sequence ATGCAAGACGCCACACATGTAGTCGTCGTAGACGATCACAACGATATTCGGGACCTGGTTCGGGAGTATCTCGAACACCATGGCTACAAGGTCAGCGTCGCGGAAGGTGGCGCGACCCTGCGACGAGTCCTAGAACGGCAGACGGTCGATCTGATCATCCTCGATATCATGATGCCCGGCGAAGACGGCATCTCGTTGTGCAGGCAGGTTCGGGCTACTGGAGATATCCCCATTATCTTTCTGACAGCGATGGCCGAAGACACGGATCGTATCGTCGGCCTCGAACTCGGTGCGGACGATTATTTGGTAAAACCCTTCAACCCGCGCGAACTTCTTGCTCGGATTAGAGCCGTGCTTCGTCGCGCCTCGAGTTCCGCTCCGGCACGCACATCTCTCGATCGCAGGATAGTCCGCATCGGCCACTGGCGGGTCGATCTGGGTCGCCAGGAAATCTTCGGTGACGACGGCGTGGGCATTCCGCTCAGCACCGCGGAATTTCGCCTTCTCAAGGTCTTCATCGAGCGGCCTGGCTTGATACTCAGCCGGGAACAGCTCCTTGATCTGACGGTAGGGAGGACAGCCGATATCTTCGACCGCAGCATTGACAACCAGGTCAGCCGCCTGCGGAAGAAGATCGAGGATAACCCCAAGAATCCATCAATCATCAAGACGCACTGGGGTGGCGGCTACAGCCTATGTGCCGAGGTCGCATTCGAATGA
- a CDS encoding (2Fe-2S)-binding protein yields the protein MTAFTLNGREVEVTAEPSTPLLWVIREQLKLTGTKYGCGVAQCGACTLHVDDEPVRACVFPLSAAEGRSVTTIEGLSEDGSHPVQQAWVELDVPQCGYCQSGQIMSAAALLARNPSPSDEEIDEAMRGNLCRCGTYVRIRAAIHQAAEA from the coding sequence ATGACAGCATTCACGCTCAACGGGCGCGAGGTCGAGGTCACCGCCGAGCCGTCTACGCCATTGCTCTGGGTGATCCGCGAGCAACTGAAGCTCACCGGTACCAAGTACGGCTGCGGCGTCGCGCAGTGCGGTGCCTGCACGCTGCATGTCGATGACGAGCCGGTGCGTGCCTGCGTCTTCCCGTTATCCGCCGCCGAAGGCAGGTCCGTCACGACCATCGAGGGGCTATCCGAGGATGGCTCGCATCCCGTCCAGCAGGCCTGGGTGGAGCTGGACGTACCGCAGTGCGGCTACTGCCAGTCGGGGCAGATCATGAGCGCAGCTGCACTGCTGGCGCGCAATCCAAGCCCCTCCGACGAGGAGATCGATGAGGCGATGCGCGGCAATCTGTGTCGCTGCGGCACCTACGTGCGCATCCGGGCGGCTATTCACCAGGCCGCCGAGGCCTGA
- a CDS encoding xanthine dehydrogenase family protein molybdopterin-binding subunit, whose amino-acid sequence MKLQDFSLTRRSFLAGAAAAGVALVVPLRLPSAWAQQQEASHTLQAYIRIDTSGQVTFLLPTSEMGQGTHTGQAQILADELGADWSSIVVGMPNQPTPDYRIPFIGQMRSVGSFGIRFWHDPLRLAAAQAREMLTQAAAERLDVAPAALHAENGFIVHSDSGQRIPFGELVEDASTLPVPEEPILRPDDQRTLSGSRVPRLDTPEKVTGKAVYAVDVEREGMLYGAVRLAPVYSADVDSFDEGSVSEMPGVVAVVRVPRGAVVVADSWWQAKQAADALEITFTRTPADTLSTDEIDRLFREGLERADVPVTTLRGDAEATLSNDGEVVEAEYSVPLLTHMSMEPINCTAESTEERTELWIGTQGQDVVRMTLENALQVQADQFFINTTYLGGGFGRKTHGEIALQAALASRAVGGRPVKVLWAREDDVRQGQYRQTMRCRFRAVLDEAGNITGMRIRVAGPQMGREYGIDPEQRAQATGNLANFDPFSLGGLSDMHYVIPNFVVDHAVVDLPIPLCPWRSIAHSFNGFFFESFMDECAAAAGRDPLEFRRSHSEGEERMLAVLDRVAEMSRWDEPAPEGIARGLAVVESYGSYVAQVVEARVDDDGINVERVHVAIDCGRAINPDQVEAQMQGAVIDALGVALRQKVTIRDGRAEQSNFHDYPLLRIGEAPSVAVSIVEIGSPLGGVGEPGIPPLAPALANALYAATQQRIRHLPLTDHVQV is encoded by the coding sequence ATGAAACTACAAGATTTCTCCCTTACCCGTCGATCCTTCCTGGCAGGCGCTGCCGCAGCCGGCGTCGCCCTCGTCGTTCCCCTTCGGCTGCCGTCGGCATGGGCGCAGCAGCAGGAAGCTTCCCACACGTTGCAAGCCTATATCCGCATCGACACGAGCGGTCAGGTGACCTTCCTGCTCCCCACCAGCGAAATGGGGCAGGGGACTCACACGGGGCAGGCCCAGATTCTGGCCGATGAGCTGGGTGCCGACTGGTCGAGCATCGTGGTGGGCATGCCGAACCAGCCGACGCCCGACTACCGGATCCCATTCATCGGCCAGATGCGCTCCGTGGGTTCGTTCGGTATCCGCTTCTGGCACGACCCGTTGCGCCTCGCGGCCGCCCAGGCGCGGGAAATGCTGACCCAGGCGGCGGCCGAGCGCCTCGATGTAGCGCCTGCGGCGCTTCATGCCGAGAATGGCTTCATCGTGCATTCCGACAGCGGCCAGAGGATCCCCTTCGGTGAGCTGGTGGAAGATGCCTCGACGCTGCCTGTGCCGGAGGAGCCGATCCTGCGCCCCGACGACCAGCGAACGCTGAGCGGAAGCAGGGTGCCACGCCTCGATACACCGGAGAAGGTGACGGGAAAGGCCGTCTACGCGGTGGACGTCGAGCGCGAAGGCATGCTGTATGGCGCCGTGCGACTCGCCCCGGTCTATTCCGCCGACGTCGATTCGTTCGACGAGGGCAGCGTTTCGGAAATGCCGGGCGTGGTGGCGGTGGTTCGCGTACCGCGCGGCGCGGTGGTCGTGGCCGACTCCTGGTGGCAGGCCAAGCAGGCAGCCGATGCCCTGGAGATCACTTTCACCCGGACGCCGGCGGACACGCTCTCTACGGATGAAATCGACAGGCTGTTTCGCGAGGGCCTGGAGCGAGCCGATGTACCGGTCACGACGCTGCGTGGCGACGCCGAGGCGACGTTGTCGAACGACGGCGAGGTCGTCGAAGCCGAGTACTCGGTGCCGCTTCTCACCCACATGAGCATGGAGCCGATCAATTGCACCGCCGAATCCACCGAGGAACGGACGGAGCTGTGGATCGGTACCCAGGGCCAGGACGTCGTCCGCATGACGCTCGAGAACGCGCTGCAGGTGCAGGCCGACCAGTTCTTCATCAACACCACCTACCTGGGAGGAGGCTTCGGCCGCAAGACCCATGGCGAGATCGCCCTTCAGGCAGCGCTGGCCAGCCGCGCCGTCGGTGGACGGCCGGTCAAGGTGCTGTGGGCGCGTGAGGACGACGTTCGGCAGGGCCAGTACCGCCAGACGATGAGGTGCCGCTTTCGGGCGGTTCTGGACGAAGCCGGCAACATCACCGGCATGCGCATCCGCGTCGCCGGGCCTCAGATGGGCCGCGAATACGGTATCGATCCCGAGCAGCGGGCGCAGGCGACGGGCAACCTCGCCAACTTCGACCCGTTCTCGCTCGGTGGGCTGTCGGACATGCACTACGTCATCCCGAACTTCGTCGTCGACCACGCGGTGGTCGATCTGCCGATTCCGCTCTGCCCCTGGCGTTCGATCGCCCACTCCTTCAACGGCTTCTTCTTCGAGAGCTTCATGGACGAGTGCGCCGCGGCAGCGGGCCGCGATCCGCTGGAGTTTCGCCGCAGCCACAGCGAAGGTGAGGAGAGGATGCTCGCCGTTCTCGACCGGGTGGCCGAGATGTCGCGATGGGACGAGCCGGCGCCGGAGGGAATCGCTCGCGGCCTGGCCGTGGTCGAGAGTTACGGGTCCTATGTCGCCCAGGTGGTCGAGGCTCGCGTCGACGACGATGGCATCAATGTGGAGCGAGTCCATGTGGCCATCGACTGCGGACGTGCGATCAATCCCGACCAGGTGGAGGCGCAGATGCAGGGTGCCGTCATCGATGCGCTCGGCGTGGCGTTGAGGCAGAAGGTCACGATTCGAGACGGCCGCGCCGAACAGTCGAACTTCCATGACTATCCGCTGCTGCGCATCGGGGAGGCGCCGTCGGTGGCGGTGAGCATCGTCGAGATCGGCTCTCCGTTGGGCGGTGTCGGTGAGCCGGGTATTCCCCCGCTTGCGCCTGCGCTGGCCAATGCGCTGTACGCCGCCACGCAGCAACGGATTCGCCATTTGCCGCTGACCGATCACGTCCAGGTCTAG
- a CDS encoding XdhC family protein, with translation MYLQPMYLQTRYLEHAQDVLGQWLAWRRAGEVALVVVTTTQGGGVRAPGALMAVSAAGDSCGYLSGGCIDADVVNHARQALRSGRIARLRYGNGSPFIDMPLPCGGAIEVCVLPDAEAGVLRVCRDRLAARQPVTLTLAESGALGVGYPSVPGALSFRYTPKLRLRIAGRGADSLALARLAMASGIPTELQLREGDEAQEARRLGIDSVTHLTLPSTLPTLDDDPWTAFLLAFHDVDWEAALLAQALKGSAFYIGAVGSRTTHARRCERLRAAGITEGQIGRIHGPVGLIPSMREASTLAVSILAEIVEAYQRKVVADSALDIDTRKDLAQPQAESAPFAETT, from the coding sequence ATGTATCTTCAACCTATGTATCTCCAAACTAGGTATCTGGAACACGCGCAGGACGTCCTTGGACAGTGGCTCGCCTGGCGCCGGGCGGGTGAGGTCGCACTCGTCGTCGTGACGACAACGCAGGGCGGCGGCGTGCGTGCGCCGGGTGCCCTGATGGCCGTGTCTGCAGCGGGCGATAGTTGCGGTTATCTCTCGGGCGGATGCATCGATGCTGATGTGGTGAATCATGCTCGGCAGGCGCTTCGCTCGGGGCGGATCGCGCGCCTGAGATACGGCAATGGCTCGCCCTTCATCGACATGCCTCTGCCTTGCGGCGGTGCCATCGAGGTTTGCGTCCTTCCCGATGCAGAAGCCGGAGTACTGCGGGTGTGCCGTGATCGGCTCGCCGCGCGCCAGCCGGTGACGCTCACTCTTGCGGAGTCTGGTGCTCTCGGGGTGGGGTATCCATCAGTTCCTGGCGCGTTGTCCTTCCGGTACACGCCGAAGCTTCGCCTGCGCATCGCCGGGCGCGGGGCCGACAGCCTGGCGCTTGCCCGCCTTGCCATGGCAAGCGGTATCCCCACCGAGCTGCAGCTTCGCGAGGGTGACGAAGCCCAGGAGGCTCGGCGCCTGGGAATCGATAGCGTCACGCATCTGACGCTCCCCTCGACGCTGCCGACTCTGGACGACGACCCCTGGACGGCTTTCCTCCTTGCCTTTCATGACGTCGATTGGGAGGCAGCGCTCCTTGCCCAGGCCCTGAAAGGCTCCGCCTTCTATATCGGCGCGGTTGGCAGCAGGACGACTCATGCCCGGCGCTGCGAGAGGCTTCGTGCGGCCGGCATCACCGAGGGCCAGATCGGGCGCATCCATGGCCCCGTCGGCCTGATCCCATCCATGCGCGAGGCATCGACGCTTGCCGTGTCCATACTCGCGGAGATCGTCGAAGCCTATCAGCGCAAGGTAGTCGCCGATTCGGCGCTCGACATCGATACGCGTAAAGACCTGGCGCAGCCACAGGCTGAATCGGCCCCATTTGCCGAAACGACTTGA
- a CDS encoding LysR family transcriptional regulator — protein sequence MDLNALNDFQLVAVHSGFGRASRASGRSKATLSRRVADLEEALGVRLIERGERSLELTEAGQLLLARIEGPMREVAEAVAAARDGLVAPRGRLRIAAPLLFSQVALGRLAAAFQAVHPEVQIEVVSEDRVANLIDEHFDVAIRINPRKDSVLVGRCFARDRLVLVASPTVPMPKGCREKPVPVPAVVMPTYRDGEVWSVRDRQLIVEPQPVLRLSSLLTVRDAVIAGAGAAMLPQSIIGSLLETGELVSWGMAGDEVELWVLHTSRRLQSPKVRAFVEFICNYYPNGSFVVQA from the coding sequence ATGGACCTAAACGCTCTGAATGATTTCCAACTGGTGGCCGTTCACAGCGGCTTTGGAAGAGCCAGTCGCGCCAGCGGCAGGTCCAAGGCGACCCTGTCGCGCCGCGTCGCCGATCTCGAAGAAGCGCTGGGCGTTCGGCTCATCGAACGAGGTGAGCGCAGCCTGGAACTGACTGAAGCCGGGCAATTGCTGCTGGCCAGAATCGAAGGGCCGATGCGCGAGGTTGCCGAAGCCGTAGCGGCGGCACGCGATGGGCTTGTGGCGCCCAGAGGCCGCCTGCGCATCGCGGCACCGTTGCTGTTCTCGCAAGTGGCGCTGGGACGGCTTGCCGCCGCGTTCCAGGCGGTCCATCCCGAAGTTCAGATCGAAGTCGTGTCCGAGGACCGTGTCGCCAACCTCATCGACGAGCACTTCGACGTCGCCATCCGCATCAATCCCCGCAAGGACAGCGTACTCGTCGGCAGGTGTTTCGCCCGGGACCGGTTGGTCCTCGTCGCTTCCCCCACTGTTCCAATGCCGAAGGGGTGCAGAGAGAAGCCTGTTCCAGTACCGGCCGTCGTGATGCCGACCTATCGCGACGGTGAGGTCTGGTCCGTCCGCGATAGACAACTCATTGTCGAACCACAGCCCGTGCTACGGCTGTCCTCGCTCCTGACGGTCCGCGATGCCGTTATCGCCGGCGCGGGGGCGGCCATGCTGCCGCAGTCCATCATCGGCAGCCTTCTTGAAACAGGCGAACTGGTGTCCTGGGGCATGGCCGGCGACGAGGTCGAACTATGGGTTCTGCACACGTCTCGACGCTTGCAGAGCCCCAAGGTCCGGGCCTTTGTGGAGTTCATCTGCAATTATTACCCCAATGGATCATTTGTCGTTCAGGCCTAA
- a CDS encoding SDR family oxidoreductase encodes MTILVTGATGTVGRQVVEQLVKRDADVRALVRDTSKANFPASVRVVQGDLLDVDSLRSAYDGVSTLFLLNAVVADEYTQALIALNVAREASIKRIVYLSVIHGDRYVNVPHFAGKYGVERMIEQMGLNATILRPAYFMDNDLTIKDVVTGYGIYPMPIGNKGLAMVDTRDIGEVAAIELLRREQSAVPLPIERINLVGPDTLTGPDVAAIWTDVLGRKIDYPGDDTAAFEQSLRQFMPSWMAFDMRLMSERFITEGMVPEAGDVERLTTLLGRPLRSYREFATDAVASA; translated from the coding sequence ATGACCATTCTCGTTACCGGCGCCACCGGCACTGTCGGCCGCCAAGTTGTCGAACAACTCGTCAAGCGCGATGCCGATGTCCGCGCGCTCGTTCGCGATACCTCGAAGGCCAACTTCCCGGCCAGCGTCCGTGTCGTCCAGGGTGATCTGCTCGACGTGGACTCGCTGCGCAGCGCCTACGATGGCGTTTCGACGCTCTTCCTGCTCAACGCGGTGGTGGCCGATGAGTACACCCAGGCGCTGATCGCGCTCAACGTCGCCCGGGAGGCCAGTATCAAGCGAATCGTCTACCTGTCGGTAATCCACGGCGACCGCTACGTGAACGTGCCGCACTTTGCGGGCAAGTACGGCGTGGAGCGCATGATCGAGCAGATGGGCCTCAACGCCACGATCCTGCGTCCCGCCTACTTCATGGACAACGACCTCACCATCAAGGACGTGGTGACCGGATACGGCATCTATCCGATGCCGATCGGCAACAAGGGCCTGGCGATGGTCGACACTCGCGACATTGGCGAGGTTGCGGCCATCGAACTCCTGCGCCGCGAGCAGTCGGCCGTGCCGCTTCCGATCGAGCGGATCAACCTGGTCGGCCCAGACACGCTGACCGGCCCGGATGTCGCCGCAATCTGGACCGACGTACTGGGTCGCAAGATCGACTATCCAGGCGATGACACTGCCGCGTTCGAGCAGAGCCTGCGGCAGTTCATGCCAAGCTGGATGGCCTTCGACATGCGCCTGATGAGCGAGCGTTTCATCACGGAGGGAATGGTCCCCGAAGCCGGCGACGTCGAACGGCTGACAACGCTCCTGGGTCGCCCGCTTCGTTCCTATCGCGAATTCGCCACCGACGCCGTGGCCTCGGCCTGA
- a CDS encoding DUF3413 domain-containing protein, which produces MIYRLLHRWRWLGAWTLANLLIAWMISLRYVAYIQPEGAEQWSYLLMVFLGHLSLLVWLGALPMFLLATLLRGIGLWLITTLWASGLQLLLLLDTFVYAQYRFHLSGFILDLLLNAGGDVFSFSWVAWALAVGGVLGMLAVQGGLGLLFKRRPPSRPVGAMLVVSLLALLWVHGWHAWADAHYDRDITRMTRHVPLFYPATAKRFFVKQGWVDPQAVRDRVGLEATKGEAQDLVYPSAPLRCSPSVSSDNLLLVVLDTLRHDMLTPEVMPNLYRYANQPGWFRAREHISGGNSTKAGIFSLFYGLPVTYWDAFTTSQTPPVLMERFEAADYRFQVLSSATLVSPAFDRNVFAGLKDVSLEPAQGEPWERDQQITDDWLAWMDKEDAKSDERPFFGFLFYDAVHGYSHPPDFPRFTPYWEHINHVSLGPDFDPEPYWNRYRTAVRYVDQQLGRVLDDLERRGRLEDTAVVITSDHGESFNEHGKNYWGHGSNYTLEQVQVPLVMHLPGRSGGALERRTHHADIAPTLLEELLDCESAPQHYTLGQSLLDVEPHRDWMLSGSYMGYGILMPDYQVAVHPTGAFEVYDYRMSELDDIELQARVSNEVLRALSRFYR; this is translated from the coding sequence ATGATCTATCGACTCCTGCACCGGTGGCGCTGGCTTGGCGCCTGGACCCTGGCCAACCTGCTGATTGCCTGGATGATCTCGCTGCGCTATGTCGCCTACATCCAGCCCGAGGGGGCCGAGCAGTGGAGCTACCTGCTGATGGTTTTCCTCGGCCATCTCTCGCTGCTGGTATGGCTGGGAGCTTTGCCGATGTTCCTGCTGGCCACGCTTTTGCGCGGCATCGGGCTATGGCTGATAACCACCCTGTGGGCGAGTGGCCTGCAGCTGCTGCTGCTGCTTGATACCTTCGTCTACGCTCAGTATCGCTTCCACCTGAGCGGCTTCATCCTCGACCTGCTGCTCAACGCCGGGGGAGACGTGTTCAGCTTCTCATGGGTCGCCTGGGCACTGGCCGTCGGTGGCGTGCTGGGCATGTTGGCGGTGCAGGGCGGTCTCGGGCTGCTGTTCAAGCGACGTCCACCTTCACGGCCTGTGGGCGCAATGCTGGTAGTGAGCTTGTTGGCCCTGCTGTGGGTGCACGGTTGGCATGCCTGGGCGGATGCCCACTACGACCGCGATATCACCCGCATGACGCGTCATGTGCCGCTCTTCTATCCGGCCACCGCCAAGCGCTTCTTCGTCAAGCAGGGGTGGGTCGACCCCCAGGCGGTGCGCGATCGGGTGGGTCTCGAGGCGACGAAGGGCGAGGCGCAGGACCTGGTCTACCCCTCCGCGCCGCTGCGCTGCTCGCCGTCGGTGTCTTCCGACAACCTGCTGCTGGTGGTGCTGGATACCCTGCGTCACGACATGCTCACTCCTGAAGTGATGCCGAATCTTTACCGGTACGCCAATCAACCCGGTTGGTTCAGGGCGCGTGAGCATATCAGTGGTGGCAACTCCACCAAGGCCGGCATCTTCAGCCTCTTCTATGGCCTGCCAGTCACCTACTGGGATGCATTTACTACCAGCCAGACGCCCCCGGTGCTGATGGAGCGATTCGAGGCTGCCGATTACCGCTTTCAGGTTCTCTCTTCGGCGACGCTGGTGAGCCCTGCCTTTGACCGTAACGTTTTTGCCGGCCTCAAGGATGTCTCGCTGGAGCCAGCACAGGGCGAGCCCTGGGAGCGAGACCAGCAGATCACCGATGACTGGCTAGCCTGGATGGACAAAGAAGATGCAAAGTCAGATGAGCGGCCGTTCTTTGGTTTCCTGTTCTATGACGCCGTGCACGGCTACAGCCATCCGCCAGACTTCCCGCGGTTCACGCCCTACTGGGAGCATATCAACCACGTGAGCCTGGGGCCTGACTTTGATCCCGAACCTTACTGGAACCGCTATCGCACGGCGGTGCGCTATGTAGACCAGCAATTGGGACGCGTACTCGATGACCTGGAGCGCCGTGGGCGGCTTGAGGATACGGCGGTAGTGATTACTTCCGACCACGGTGAGTCCTTCAACGAACATGGCAAGAACTACTGGGGACATGGCAGCAACTATACGCTGGAACAGGTCCAGGTCCCGCTGGTAATGCATTTGCCGGGACGGTCCGGCGGTGCGCTGGAGCGGCGAACGCACCACGCCGATATCGCACCGACGCTGCTCGAGGAACTGCTCGACTGTGAATCGGCTCCTCAACATTACACCCTGGGGCAAAGCCTGTTGGACGTCGAACCCCATCGCGACTGGATGCTTTCAGGCAGCTACATGGGTTATGGCATCCTGATGCCCGACTATCAGGTGGCCGTGCACCCCACAGGGGCCTTTGAAGTCTATGACTACCGCATGAGCGAACTCGACGATATCGAGCTCCAGGCCCGGGTGTCGAACGAGGTACTCAGGGCACTGTCGAGGTTCTATCGCTAA